Proteins encoded in a region of the Ruegeria sp. AD91A genome:
- the betA gene encoding choline dehydrogenase gives MEADFVIVGAGSAGCAMAYRLSEAGASVLVIEHGGTDMGPFIQMPAALSYPMNMSRYDWGYQSEPEPHLNNRRLACPRGKVIGGSSSINGMVYVRGHALDFDTWAGMGADGWSFADVLPYYKRMETWHDGGHGGDPVWRGTDGPLHVSRGPRENPLFQAFVDAGQQAGYEVTGDYNGEKQEGFGPMEQTVWKGRRWSAANAYLKPALKRDNCDIVRGLASRIVMENGRAIGVELIRGGKKEVIKARREVVLAASSINSPKLLMLSGIGPAAHLAEHGIDIVADRPGVGANLQDHLELYIQQASLQPITLYKHWNLISKGLIGAQWLFTKTGLGASNQFESAAFIRSKPGVEYPDIQYHFLPIAVRYDGQAAAEGHGFQAHVGPMRSPSRGAVTLRSAQAADAPVIKFNYMSHEEDWEDFRTCIRLTREIFGQDAFKPYAGKEIQPGAAVQSDEELNAFIAEHAESAYHPCGTCRMGRADDKNAVVDPEGRVIGVDGLRVADSSIFPQITNGNLNAPSIMVGEKVSDSLLGKDPLPKANDRPWIHPGWATAQR, from the coding sequence CTGCACTGAGCTATCCGATGAACATGTCGCGCTATGACTGGGGCTATCAATCCGAGCCCGAGCCACACCTGAACAATCGCCGCCTGGCCTGTCCGCGCGGCAAGGTGATCGGGGGGTCATCCTCGATCAATGGCATGGTCTATGTTCGCGGTCACGCACTCGACTTCGATACCTGGGCCGGGATGGGGGCTGACGGTTGGTCTTTTGCGGATGTATTGCCCTATTACAAACGGATGGAGACCTGGCATGACGGGGGTCATGGCGGCGATCCGGTATGGCGCGGCACCGACGGCCCACTGCATGTGTCGCGCGGCCCGCGCGAGAACCCGCTGTTTCAGGCCTTTGTGGACGCAGGCCAGCAGGCCGGATACGAGGTCACCGGCGACTATAACGGTGAAAAGCAGGAAGGCTTCGGCCCGATGGAGCAGACTGTCTGGAAAGGACGGCGCTGGTCTGCGGCAAATGCCTATCTGAAGCCCGCGCTCAAGCGCGACAATTGCGATATCGTGCGCGGCCTGGCATCTCGGATTGTCATGGAAAACGGTCGCGCCATTGGCGTCGAATTGATCCGTGGCGGTAAGAAAGAAGTCATCAAAGCCCGGCGCGAAGTTGTTCTGGCGGCGTCCTCGATCAATTCGCCCAAGCTGCTGATGTTGTCGGGCATTGGCCCTGCGGCGCATCTGGCCGAGCATGGGATCGATATTGTCGCGGATCGCCCGGGCGTTGGTGCCAACCTGCAGGACCATCTGGAACTGTATATTCAACAGGCGTCGCTGCAACCGATCACGCTCTACAAGCACTGGAACCTGATCAGCAAGGGCCTGATCGGGGCGCAATGGCTGTTTACCAAGACCGGTTTGGGCGCATCGAACCAGTTCGAAAGTGCGGCCTTCATCCGGTCGAAACCGGGTGTGGAATACCCTGATATTCAGTACCACTTCCTGCCCATTGCGGTCCGATACGACGGGCAGGCAGCGGCCGAGGGACACGGGTTCCAGGCGCATGTTGGCCCGATGCGGTCGCCGTCACGCGGGGCGGTCACCTTGCGGTCTGCCCAAGCCGCAGACGCGCCGGTGATCAAGTTCAACTACATGAGCCATGAAGAGGATTGGGAAGACTTCCGCACCTGCATCCGGTTGACACGCGAAATCTTTGGGCAAGACGCCTTCAAACCCTATGCAGGCAAAGAGATTCAGCCGGGGGCCGCTGTCCAATCGGACGAAGAACTGAACGCCTTTATCGCGGAACATGCGGAAAGCGCGTATCACCCCTGCGGCACCTGCCGGATGGGGCGCGCGGATGACAAGAACGCGGTGGTCGATCCCGAAGGTCGTGTGATTGGTGTGGATGGGCTGCGCGTTGCGGACAGTTCGATCTTTCCACAGATCACCAATGGCAACCTGAATGCGCCGTCGATCATGGTGGGCGAAAAGGTGTCGGATTCGCTTTTGGGCAAAGATCCGTTGCCCAAAGCCAACGACCGCCCGTGGATCCATCCCGGCTGGGCAACGGCGCAACGTTAA
- a CDS encoding YdcH family protein gives MSHTPHELAEEFPDKVELMSQLKQTDAHFARLADEYHEVNRIVHRAETNVEPMEELAEVDLRKKRAALKDEIWALLSKA, from the coding sequence ATGTCCCACACCCCGCATGAATTGGCCGAAGAGTTTCCGGACAAGGTTGAACTGATGAGCCAGCTCAAGCAAACGGACGCACATTTTGCCCGTCTGGCTGATGAGTATCACGAGGTCAATCGCATTGTGCATCGGGCCGAAACCAATGTCGAACCAATGGAAGAACTGGCCGAAGTTGATTTGCGCAAGAAGCGGGCAGCTCTGAAAGATGAAATCTGGGCGCTTTTGTCCAAAGCTTAA
- a CDS encoding multidrug effflux MFS transporter, whose amino-acid sequence MQFSSRAVHRTPPTLATLVLLAGLSALSMNLFLPSLPNMAVYFGTDYKVMQLSIALYLLVNAVLQILIGPLADKAGRRPVLLWGIGLFLLATLGCIYAPKAEIFLAFRMCQAVVVVGMVLSRAAVRDMYDQDQAASMIGYVTMGMAVVPMIGPAIGGLLEESFGWKANFWLPFAIGALTLALTFADFGETSAKSGKTLVQQFKEYPELLTSPRFWGYSLSCAFSSGTFFAYLGGAPFIGTELFGLSAAQVGIYFGAPAVGYFVGNFLSGRFSMQIGINRMVLWGSLLNALGVALSASLFLTGQGTALSFFSLMTFVGVGNGMAIPNATSGALSVRPHLAATASGLSGAIMLGGGAGLSALAGTLLTRETGAMPLLWLMLTSAVLAIFAIGSVIRRERQLGL is encoded by the coding sequence ATGCAGTTCAGCTCTCGCGCGGTTCACCGCACACCACCCACATTGGCGACACTTGTATTGCTCGCGGGCTTGTCCGCGCTAAGCATGAACCTGTTCCTGCCCAGCCTGCCGAATATGGCAGTGTATTTTGGCACCGATTACAAGGTCATGCAGCTGTCGATCGCGCTGTATCTTCTGGTCAATGCAGTTCTTCAAATCCTGATCGGACCGCTTGCAGACAAGGCTGGTCGCAGGCCAGTTCTGCTGTGGGGGATTGGTTTGTTCCTGCTGGCTACTCTGGGATGCATCTATGCCCCCAAAGCTGAAATCTTTCTGGCCTTCAGAATGTGCCAGGCGGTCGTCGTTGTAGGCATGGTTCTCAGCCGTGCCGCTGTCCGGGACATGTACGATCAGGATCAGGCCGCATCCATGATCGGTTACGTAACCATGGGAATGGCCGTGGTTCCGATGATCGGCCCGGCGATCGGCGGACTTCTGGAGGAAAGCTTTGGCTGGAAAGCAAACTTCTGGCTGCCTTTTGCCATCGGGGCTTTGACGCTTGCCTTGACGTTCGCGGATTTCGGAGAAACATCAGCCAAAAGCGGCAAGACCCTGGTTCAGCAATTCAAGGAATACCCCGAGCTTCTGACATCGCCACGTTTTTGGGGCTATTCGTTGTCCTGCGCCTTTTCGTCAGGCACCTTCTTTGCCTATCTCGGCGGCGCACCCTTTATCGGAACCGAATTGTTTGGACTAAGCGCGGCGCAGGTAGGCATTTATTTCGGCGCTCCCGCAGTCGGCTACTTTGTTGGCAACTTTCTTAGCGGTCGTTTTTCCATGCAGATTGGCATCAACCGAATGGTGCTGTGGGGCAGCTTGCTTAACGCGTTGGGTGTTGCGCTTTCAGCATCTTTGTTTCTCACAGGTCAGGGCACCGCACTCAGCTTTTTCAGCTTGATGACCTTTGTAGGCGTCGGAAACGGCATGGCCATCCCCAATGCAACTTCCGGCGCACTGTCGGTTCGTCCGCATCTGGCGGCAACCGCCTCGGGGTTGAGCGGAGCGATCATGCTGGGTGGCGGCGCCGGGCTAAGTGCATTGGCAGGCACCCTGCTGACCCGGGAAACCGGCGCCATGCCCTTGCTCTGGCTGATGCTCACATCCGCAGTTCTGGCGATTTTCGCAATTGGTTCCGTCATTCGGCGAGAGCGTCAATTGGGGCTGTAA
- a CDS encoding thermonuclease family protein yields the protein MPGLTHAAERLTGRVDVIDADTWDVGGVRVRLHGIDAPELEQICQDSNGSSWPCGAWVTHMVQEQFQGRMTTCVPLDRDRYGRIVARCSVEHEDAAAQIVEQGLAFAYRKYSDAYAGAERVARIGNRGLHKTQIRVPWVHRARKKPKSSETCLIKGNVSSKGEKIFHAPGQRYYAKTRISAAKGERWFCSAAEARAAGWRATRR from the coding sequence GTGCCAGGTCTGACCCACGCGGCAGAACGACTGACAGGCCGGGTTGATGTCATTGATGCGGACACCTGGGATGTCGGCGGTGTCCGGGTGCGGCTGCACGGTATCGATGCGCCCGAACTGGAGCAGATCTGCCAGGATTCCAACGGATCAAGCTGGCCATGCGGAGCGTGGGTCACTCATATGGTTCAGGAACAATTTCAAGGACGGATGACCACATGTGTCCCGCTGGATCGAGATCGCTACGGGCGCATCGTTGCTCGGTGCAGCGTTGAACACGAAGACGCCGCTGCCCAGATTGTAGAGCAGGGATTGGCCTTTGCGTACCGCAAATATTCGGACGCGTATGCAGGCGCCGAGCGGGTCGCGAGGATTGGAAACAGGGGATTGCACAAGACACAGATTCGGGTGCCTTGGGTGCACAGGGCACGCAAGAAGCCGAAATCCTCTGAAACATGCCTTATCAAGGGAAATGTTTCGTCAAAGGGCGAAAAGATCTTTCACGCACCGGGCCAGAGGTACTATGCCAAGACCCGGATCAGTGCAGCCAAGGGCGAGCGATGGTTCTGCTCTGCTGCCGAAGCACGCGCCGCGGGGTGGCGTGCTACGCGACGCTGA
- a CDS encoding short-chain fatty acyl-CoA regulator family protein: protein MATQKLYAGAKLREMRTRLALTQREFAAKLGVSLPYLNQMENNNRPISTTVVLALAQEFGMDVTELSTGDSERLVSDMREALADPVFADILPPLADLRLTASNAPALARAFIELHKTYRQTHERLASLDEALGREDARMQASPWEEVRDFFHYCDNYIDAVDRAAELFANRAEGPGNIRQAALNSLTERGIQVMFSDIAPLRTYDAESKVLRLSSRSAPQTQVFQLLLQVALISQDKLLEATLDFAKFQSEEARSIAKIGLANYFAGASLMPYSVFLTAAQEERHDLELLSNRFGASIEQVAHRLSTLQRPGAKGIPFFFVRVDQAGTITKRHSATRLQFARFGGACPLWNVHRAFETPGHFLRQLAETPDGVRYISLARDVSKSGGSFGAPVRRYAIALGCEVRHAPALVYADNLDINNASAYEPIGISCRICERQNCHQRSVPPLERRLSIDTHTRGTLPYEVT, encoded by the coding sequence ATGGCCACCCAAAAGCTCTATGCCGGCGCGAAACTGCGCGAAATGCGCACGCGACTGGCCCTGACACAACGCGAATTCGCGGCGAAACTGGGTGTTTCACTCCCCTATCTGAACCAGATGGAGAACAACAACAGGCCGATCTCGACGACGGTTGTGTTGGCTCTGGCGCAAGAGTTTGGCATGGATGTCACCGAGCTCAGCACCGGTGATAGCGAGCGGTTGGTGTCGGATATGCGCGAAGCTCTGGCCGACCCGGTTTTTGCGGATATTCTACCGCCACTCGCCGATTTACGCCTGACGGCATCAAACGCCCCGGCATTGGCCCGCGCATTTATCGAGCTGCACAAAACCTACCGGCAGACACATGAGCGTCTCGCCTCTCTGGACGAAGCCTTGGGACGGGAAGACGCCCGTATGCAGGCCAGCCCCTGGGAGGAGGTACGGGACTTCTTTCACTATTGCGACAACTATATCGACGCCGTGGACAGGGCGGCAGAACTGTTCGCCAACCGCGCTGAAGGGCCGGGCAATATCCGGCAAGCTGCTTTGAACAGCCTGACGGAGCGCGGCATTCAAGTGATGTTCTCTGACATCGCCCCCTTGCGCACATATGACGCCGAAAGCAAGGTCCTTCGCCTTTCGTCGCGCTCGGCTCCGCAAACGCAAGTGTTTCAGCTGCTGTTGCAAGTCGCACTGATCAGTCAGGACAAACTGCTGGAAGCGACTCTGGATTTTGCCAAGTTCCAAAGCGAAGAGGCGCGGTCCATCGCAAAGATCGGCCTTGCCAATTATTTCGCGGGCGCTTCCTTGATGCCCTATTCCGTGTTTCTGACCGCCGCTCAGGAAGAGCGCCACGATCTGGAGCTGCTCAGCAACCGGTTCGGCGCCTCGATCGAGCAGGTTGCACACCGACTGTCGACGCTGCAACGCCCCGGCGCAAAAGGTATCCCGTTCTTTTTCGTTCGCGTGGATCAGGCCGGGACGATCACGAAACGGCACTCGGCCACGCGCCTTCAATTTGCGCGGTTCGGTGGCGCTTGTCCCCTTTGGAACGTGCATCGGGCCTTTGAAACGCCGGGCCATTTCCTCAGGCAACTGGCAGAAACACCGGATGGTGTGCGTTACATCTCGCTGGCACGGGATGTGTCGAAATCAGGAGGCTCATTCGGCGCGCCGGTCAGACGGTACGCAATTGCGCTGGGGTGCGAGGTACGCCATGCCCCGGCGCTCGTGTATGCCGACAACCTCGACATAAACAACGCCAGCGCCTACGAGCCCATCGGCATTTCCTGCCGCATCTGCGAGCGACAAAACTGCCACCAGCGTTCGGTCCCGCCGCTGGAACGCCGCCTCAGCATCGACACCCATACGCGCGGTACCCTGCCCTACGAAGTCACCTGA